The Xanthomonas indica genome has a segment encoding these proteins:
- a CDS encoding superoxide dismutase family protein, protein MRRTLPSLLFLATTLALSACKREEPAATPAPTPEPAAAPAASAPPAAANATGSASASLSPTQGNEVAGEVKFTTVDGAVHVTGTITGLKPNSEHGFHIHEFGDCSAPDGSSAGGHFNPAKTEHGQVGSDPHHGGDMPNLKADAEGKATIDAAVSNNVNIGKGDGFDILNHAVIVHADPDDYKSQPTGNAGGRLACGVIKGDAAAAPAQ, encoded by the coding sequence ATGCGTCGTACCCTTCCCAGTCTGCTGTTCCTGGCCACCACCCTGGCGCTGAGCGCCTGCAAGCGCGAGGAACCGGCGGCCACGCCGGCGCCGACCCCGGAACCTGCCGCCGCTCCCGCGGCCAGCGCGCCACCGGCCGCCGCCAATGCCACCGGCAGCGCCAGCGCCTCGCTCAGCCCGACCCAGGGCAACGAAGTGGCCGGCGAGGTCAAGTTCACCACCGTCGACGGCGCCGTGCACGTCACCGGCACCATTACCGGGCTCAAGCCCAACAGCGAGCACGGCTTCCATATCCATGAGTTCGGCGACTGCAGCGCGCCCGACGGCAGCAGCGCCGGCGGCCACTTCAACCCGGCCAAGACCGAGCACGGCCAGGTCGGCAGCGATCCGCACCACGGCGGCGACATGCCCAACCTCAAGGCCGACGCCGAGGGCAAGGCGACCATCGATGCGGCGGTGTCCAACAACGTCAACATCGGCAAGGGCGACGGCTTCGACATCCTCAACCACGCGGTGATCGTCCACGCCGACCCGGACGACTACAAGAGCCAGCCCACCGGCAACGCCGGCGGCCGTCTGGCGTGCGGCGTGATCAAGGGCGACGCCGCGGCCGCGCCGGCGCAGTAA
- a CDS encoding superoxide dismutase family protein produces MRYGLPLAASALLMLAACSSAPPKAPPPPPKAPPLPSAGTVRQAQAVLAPASGSLVSGKLSLVAAPGGVRITGTLGGLQPNRSFAFHVHERGDCSAADASSAGGHFNPLGAPHGRAGNGPHHAGDMDNLNANADGTAQIDVLLHGVVLGGGAANDIVGRALVAHADPDDYRSQPAGNAGARVACGVIRPLR; encoded by the coding sequence ATGCGTTATGGATTGCCCCTCGCCGCGAGCGCCTTGTTGATGCTGGCCGCGTGCAGCAGCGCGCCGCCCAAGGCGCCGCCGCCGCCGCCCAAGGCCCCGCCGTTGCCGAGCGCCGGCACCGTGCGGCAGGCGCAGGCCGTATTGGCACCGGCCTCCGGCAGCCTGGTCAGCGGCAAGCTGTCGCTGGTCGCCGCGCCCGGCGGCGTGCGCATCACCGGCACGCTCGGCGGCCTGCAGCCCAACCGCAGCTTCGCCTTCCATGTACATGAGCGCGGCGACTGCAGCGCGGCCGACGCCAGCAGCGCCGGCGGCCACTTCAATCCGCTCGGTGCCCCGCACGGCCGCGCCGGCAACGGCCCGCACCACGCCGGCGACATGGACAACCTCAACGCCAATGCCGACGGCACCGCGCAGATCGACGTGCTGCTGCACGGCGTGGTGCTCGGCGGCGGCGCGGCCAACGACATCGTCGGCCGCGCGCTGGTGGCGCATGCCGATCCGGACGACTACCGCAGCCAACCGGCCGGCAATGCCGGCGCGCGCGTGGCCTGCGGCGTGATCCGCCCGCTGCGCTGA
- the ntrC gene encoding nitrogen regulation protein NR(I), which produces MTDSLQGTQRIWVVDDDRSVRFVLSTALRDAGYSVDGFDSAAAALQALAQRPMPDLLFTDVRMPGDDGLVLLDKLKAAHPQLPVIVMSAYTDVASTAGAFRGGAHEFLSKPFDLDDAVALAARALPDAGSAIAATPAVAPAGQGSTELIGDTPAMRALFRAIGRLAQAPLSVLINGETGTGKELVAHALHTESPRARKPFVALNTAAIPAELLESELFGHEAGAFTGAQRRHIGRFEQADGGTLFLDEIGDMPLPLQTRLLRVLAENEFFRVGGRELIRVDVRVIAATHQDLEALVEQGRFRADLLHRLDVVRLQLPPLRERRADVPQLAENFLAMAARKLDTPPKRLAPAALDALRAYPWPGNVRELENVCWRLAALAPAEIIDAGDVEAALLRGGRRERSGDGGEWDAQLSAWAQQRLSDGAEGLHAEARERFDKALLEVALRFTQGRRAEAAARLGVGRNTVTRKLGPGRRRR; this is translated from the coding sequence ATGACCGATTCCCTGCAAGGAACGCAACGTATCTGGGTGGTCGACGACGACCGTTCGGTGCGCTTCGTGCTGTCCACCGCGCTGCGCGACGCCGGCTACAGCGTGGACGGCTTCGACAGTGCCGCCGCCGCGCTGCAGGCACTGGCGCAGCGGCCCATGCCCGACCTGCTGTTCACCGACGTGCGCATGCCCGGCGACGACGGCCTGGTGCTGCTGGACAAGCTCAAGGCCGCGCATCCGCAACTGCCGGTGATCGTGATGTCGGCCTACACCGACGTGGCCAGCACCGCCGGCGCGTTCCGCGGCGGCGCCCACGAGTTCCTGTCCAAGCCGTTCGACCTGGACGACGCGGTGGCGCTGGCCGCGCGCGCGCTGCCCGATGCCGGCAGCGCCATCGCCGCGACGCCGGCAGTGGCGCCGGCCGGGCAGGGCAGTACCGAACTGATCGGCGACACCCCGGCGATGCGCGCGCTGTTCCGCGCCATCGGCCGGCTGGCGCAGGCGCCGCTGTCGGTGCTGATCAACGGCGAGACCGGCACCGGCAAGGAATTGGTCGCGCACGCGCTGCACACCGAGTCGCCGCGCGCGCGCAAGCCGTTCGTCGCGCTCAACACCGCCGCGATCCCGGCCGAACTGCTGGAGAGCGAACTGTTCGGCCACGAGGCCGGCGCGTTCACCGGCGCCCAGCGCCGCCACATCGGCCGCTTCGAGCAGGCCGACGGCGGCACCCTGTTCCTCGACGAGATCGGCGACATGCCGCTGCCGTTGCAGACCCGGCTGCTGCGCGTGCTGGCCGAGAACGAATTCTTCCGCGTCGGCGGGCGCGAACTGATCCGGGTCGACGTGCGGGTGATCGCCGCCACCCACCAGGACCTGGAAGCGCTGGTCGAACAGGGCCGCTTCCGCGCCGACCTGCTGCACCGGCTGGACGTGGTGCGGCTGCAGTTGCCGCCGCTGCGCGAGCGCCGCGCCGACGTGCCGCAACTGGCCGAGAACTTCCTGGCGATGGCCGCACGCAAGCTCGACACCCCGCCCAAGCGGCTGGCGCCGGCGGCGCTGGACGCACTGCGCGCCTATCCGTGGCCGGGCAACGTGCGCGAGCTGGAGAACGTGTGCTGGCGCCTGGCGGCGCTGGCGCCGGCGGAGATCATCGACGCCGGCGACGTCGAGGCTGCCCTGCTGCGCGGCGGCCGCCGCGAACGCAGCGGCGACGGCGGCGAGTGGGACGCGCAGCTGTCGGCCTGGGCGCAGCAGCGCCTGTCCGACGGCGCCGAAGGCCTGCACGCCGAGGCCCGCGAGCGCTTCGACAAGGCACTGCTGGAAGTGGCGCTGCGCTTCACCCAGGGCCGCCGCGCCGAGGCCGCCGCCCGCCTGGGCGTGGGCCGCAACACCGTCACCCGCAAGCTGGGGCCCGGGCGCCGGCGGCGCTGA